CGCGAGTCTGCTGCTCCGTCGCGTCGAGGATCGCCTCCATGGCTGCCTCCACCACCGGCGCGCCGAATTCGGCAAACAGCCGCGACAGCCGCCGCTCGCCGAGATGCGCCGCGCCGAGCATCGCGGCGAGGTCACCGCGGAATTCCCGGGGGTTGCGAATGTTCAGCGCCAGCAGATCGAGCAGATCATCGCGCAGCTTGCCGGCCTCATAGAGTTTTATTGGCGGAACGCGCAGGCCTTCCTGATAGATCTCGGTGGCGGCGGGATTATAGGCGCCATGGGTGGCGCCGCCGATATCGCTCTGGTGCGCCCGCACGATGGTCCAGAGCAGCCGCTTTCCACCGGCGAAGACCGGCACGAAGGCGGTGAGATCGGGCAGATGGCTGCCGCCATGATAGGGATCGTTGAGCAGGATGACGTCGCCCGGTTTGACATCCTTGAACCGCTCCTCGACCGCGAGCGTCGCCCAGGGCAGCGCGCCGACGTGAACCGGAAGATGATCGGCTTGCGCGATCAAACGTCCATCGGTGTCGCAGATCGCCAGCGAAAAATCGCGGCTCGAATTGAGGATCTGCGAATAGGAGGTGCGAAGCATCGCTTCGCCCATCTCCTTCACGATCGAACTGAGCCGGTGCTGGACGACGGAGCGCGTGATGGGATCGATCTTGGCGGACATTGAACCCGTTCTTGTTATGCTGGTCAGAGCGTGCCTGCGACTTCCCCAAGCGCGCCCGACGCCGCATCGATGATCGCATGTATATCGGCATCCGTCATCGGGGTCGACAACGCCATCAATCCGTAGCCCGCGGCCAGCACGCCGCGATTGAGCAGCCCGCGCGAGAACACCGCCTGACGCCGGCCCTCTTCCTCGCTCATATAGGCCGAGCGATAGTCGCGGATCGGCCGATCCGCAAAATGAACCTTGAGCAGGGAGCCTAAACCCACCGTGCCGCCCGGCACGCCGCGGCGCTTGAACGCCGCGTCGATGCCGGACCGAACCGCCGCGCCCATCGCGTCGAGCCGCGCAAAGGCCGCATCGTCGAGCAGCTCCATCGCAGCGATCCCAGCACGCATCGTCACCGGATTGGCGGAGAACGTGCCGCCATGCGGCAGCGCCGGCTTGCCCGGGCGCGGATCGAATACCGCCATGACGTCGTTGTGGCCACCGATCGCGCCGACGGGAAAGCCGCCGCCGATGATTTTTCCCAATGTGGTCAAATCCGGATCGATATTCCAGATGCCCTGCGCGCCGCGATAGCCGAGACGGAACGTGATGACTTCGTCGAAGATCAATAGCGCCCCGACCTCGCGCGTGACCTTTCGCAGCGCCTCCAGATAGGCCCCGTCCGCCGGCGCGAGACCGGCACGATTGGGCATGGGATCGACCAGCACGCAGGCGAGCCCCTCGCCGTGCTCGCGGATCAGGCTGACGGCGGCTTCGGTGTCGTTGAAGGGAATGGTGACGACATCGGCCAGCACATTGTCAGGCGTACCCTTGGCGTAGGCGACCGATACCGGCGCGTTGCGGCCCCAGGCTTCCGGCACAGGGTCCAGGCTCACCTCGGCATAGTCATAGGAGCCGTGATAGGCGCCCTCGCATTTGGCGATTTTTGGACGGCCGGTATGCGCACGCGCTGCCTTCAGCGCCATCATCACGGCTTCGGTGCCGGAATTGGCAAACCTGACCTGTTCGACTGACGTCAGGCGCGAGACCAGGAGTTCGGCGAGATCGACCTCGGATTCCGTCGGCAGGCCGAACGCCGACCCCAGCGCGAGCTGCGCGGTCGCCGCTCTTACCAATGCAGGATGGGCGTGGCCGTGAATCTGCGACGTAAAATTGTTTATGCAGTCGATGTAAACGTTGCCGTCGAGATCCCAGACCCGGCAGCCCTCGCCGCGCACGGCGTAGATCGGATAGGGCTTCATGAACACGGTGGTGCGGGTGTTGCCGCCGGGCAGGCTCGCCAGCGCGCGGTCGTACATTTTCTGCGAAGAAGAATTTGAATCCGGGTACATGCGGGATCCGAAGATGGTGGGGCAAGCCCTTATAGCCGCTGGCTTTCTGCTCGCAAACCATCGCTTTGTCGCGGCTGCCATCCGGAGAATGCGGCGCGGCTCACCGAACCAGCTCACGAATACGTGTGCGGTATCCCGCCAAAACAGTCGCAGATGACGGAATAGAGCGCGCCGCCACGCGTCATCCCCATGCACGCTGTTTGCAAAGCATTCGAACTCGAATCCGGAAGGTACTGCGACGATGCTGCAATTCTTCAAACCCGGCCTGGGCGCCGCGTTCTTCGGCCTGCGCCTCCTCGTCGCTTTCGCCGCGCCGCCTCTGGCGTTCGCGCATGAAGCGCATCAGCCACCACAACAGGCTGCGACGCCGGATGAAAACGCTTTCCTCGCCGAAAACGAGGCCGCGATGAGCAAGATGATGAGCGCGATGGAGGCAAAGCCGACCGGCGACGTCGACCGCGACTTCGTCGCCATGATGGCGCCGCACCATCAGGGCGCGATCGACATGGCCGTGCTCGAACTGCGTTACGGCAAGAACGAGCAGCTCCGACGTATCGCGCAGGAAATCATCGTCAGCCAGATGCAGGAGATCGCCGCGATGAAGCTGGCGGTCGGCGAGCCGGTCACGGCTTCCGTTCCCGCGCCAACGGAAACCAGCCAGGCGCCGGCGATACATCATCACATGAACATGTCTGCAGGCATGAAGAAGTAGGAGCAACAGATGAACTATTCGACCTTGAGAAGCAGCCTGCTGGCCTGCACGATCGTCGCCGCATTGACTACCACCTTAATGTTGCCTGCGGCGGCCTTGGCCGGCCAGCCCCCCGGCGCCGCGACCTCCCCCGACATTCCAATCAGCCATCGCGACCGCGTCTACGCCGCGGAACAATTTTCGAACACCGTTTCCGTCACCGATCCCGTCGACAACAAGCTGCTCGGCGTGATCCGCCTTGGCGATCCCCAGCCCGGCAATTTCAGCCCGCTCTACAAGGGACAGGTGCTGGTCCACGGCATGGGCTATTCACCCGACCACAAGACACTCGCCGTCGTCTCGATCGGATCGAATTCGGTGACCTTCATCGACACCGCGACCAACGCGGTCAAGCACGTCACCTATGTCGGCCGTTCGCCGCACGAGGCGTTCTTCACGCCGGATGGAAGGGAGGTCTGGGTCACCGTGCGCGGCGAGAACTATATCAGCGTGATCGACGCTACAAGTTTTGCCGAGAAGAGGCGCATCGAGGTGCCTGCCGGCCCCGGCATGCAGATCTTCTCGCCCGACGGCAAGTACGGCTACGTCTGCTCGTCCTTCAATCCGGAGACGGTCGTGGTGTCAGTCGCCGACCACGCCATTGTCGCGCGGGTGAAGCAGGAGAGCCCGTTCTGCCCAAACATCGCCGCCACGCCTGACGGCGAACAGGTGTGGTTTACGCTCAAGGACATCGGCAAGACGCAAGTGTTCAATGCAAGGCCGCCGTTCAACCCGATCAAGACGATCGAGACCGGCCCGATCACCAACCATGTCAACTTCGCGCGCACGCCGAAGGGAACTTTCGCCTATGTCACGATCGGCGGCACCAACGAGGTCAAGGTGTTTCGTACCGACGATTTCTCGCAAGTAGCGACCATCCCGGTCGGCAATCTGCCGCACGGCGTCTGGCCGTCGGGCGACGGCACACGCGTCTATGTCGGCCTCGAAAACGCCGACGCCCTCGCTGCGATCGACACCGCCACCAACAAGGTGGTGGCCAATATTCCGATCGGCCAGGCGCCGCAAGCGATCGCCTATGTACCGGGCGCGGCGCCCAATCCGGACGACCGGCAGAATTTGCAAAGCCTCGGCATTGCCGGTCAGGTCGCGCATCTTACCCTCGGCCCAAAGGGCGAAGCGAGGGGCGAAAAATCGCCGACCAGTGTCTCGCTGTTCGATCAAGGCTTGATCCAGGTCGTACAGGCATCGGTGACCGGACTTCAACCGAAGCAGCGCTACGTGCTGGCGCTGGCCGACAAGAACGACGGAACCGGATCGGTGCAACCGCTTGCCGCCTTCATGACCAACCCGGCAGGGTCGGCCATCGTCAATGCGGTCGGGCCGATCCGGCAAATCGTTCAGAATTCGACCGCGGCCGAACGGCGATATCTGGTCATCGCTCCCGGCGAGCCCACGAAATTCGGTGATGCCGTGCAGGTCCAGGCTCCATGAACGACATGCTGCGCCTGGTCGAGCCGGTGATTCCAGCCCTGCGCCGTTATGCGCGGGCGCTGGTCCGTAACCGAGCCACCGCCGACGATCTGGTGCAGGATTGTCTGGAGCGGGCCGTCCGCCATTGGCATGAGCGGCACGAAGGCGATCCGCGTTCGTGGCTGTTCACGATCCTGCATAACCTTGCGGTCAACCAGTTTCGCCGCTCGGCGCGCCGGGGCCAGCACATCGCCATCGACGAGGCCAATGAAGATGATTTCGGGCAGAACGCCGTGCAAGAACAGAAACTGATGTACCAGGACGTCCTCGACAAGCTTGCGCGCCTTCCGGACGACCAGCGCGCCGTGCTGCTTCTGGTCGCCGTGGAAGACCTGTCCTATGCCGACACCGCCAGGGCGCTCGACATTCCCATCGGCACCGTGATGTCGCGCCTGTCGCGGGCGCGCGAAAAATTACAGCAGGAAATCGAAGGGAGCGCGGACGGCGCACCGAAAAACGTGGTGCAGTTGCGGAGCATGAAATGACCAACCGGCCCATCACGGAAGACGATCTCCACGCCTATGTGGATGGCGTTCTGGAACCCGAGCGGGAGGCGGAAGTCGCCGCCTATCTCGAAGGCCACCCCGACATGGCCCGCCGCGTCGCCGCCTTTTCGGATCAGCGCGATCTGCTGCGCCAGGCGCTGGCGCCGATTGCAGACGAACCCTTGCCGTCGCGGCTCAATTTGTCAGGGATGATCGAGAAGCGGCAGCGACGACCCTCGCCCATCTGGTGGGCGGTCGCGGCGATGCTGATGCTGTGCATTGGCGGTCTCGGTGGCTGGGTGATGCGCGGCAGCTTGCGGACCTCGTCCGGCGGCCTTGCCGCGCTCGCGCAGGAAGCAGCCTATTCGTACAGCGTCTATGCGCCGGACCGTGTCCGGCCGGTCGAGATGCGGGCATCCGACAGCGCGCAACTGGTGCAGTGGGTGTCGAACCGCCTGAAGCAGCCGGTGAAGCTGCCGGACCTGACGGCTTCCGGCTATCGCCTGATGGGTGGGCGGCTGATCGCGACGTCGCATGGCCCCGCCGCGATGTTCATGTATGACGACGATCGCGGCGATCGACTGGTGGTGTTGACGCGCCCGATGATCTCGGACCAGAGCGCACCGATGGCGCCGCATTCGGGAGGCGATGTCTCGGGCTTTGCCTGGGCCGATGGCGGGATGGGTTACAGCCTGGTGGGACAGGCCGCGGCCGAAGCCCTCAAGCCGATCGCCAACGAGGTCCGCAGGCAAGCGCGCAGCATCTAGAGCATGCTTCAACAGAGTTGAATCATGCTCGTCGATCATCTTTTTGTTTGAGCATGATCTCCGCGCAAACGCGTTCCGCGTTTGTCGCGAGGGAAAACCGGTGTCCACTTTTCCGGATCATGCTCCTAGGATTTCGACGGCTGAGTGTAGGCCACGAACACCACCGTACCGGCGACCAGGGCCGCCGCCATGAACAGCAGCACCGCGGGCAATCCGTACAGCGTCGCGACCACGCCGGTCGACGATTGCATCAGCGCGGCGCCGAGGAAGAATGCGAGGTTGATCGCGGAGAGCGCCTTGCCGGCGTTTTGCGCGTCGACGAGTTGCCGCGTCATGCCGTAGAGCAATGGCTGCGTCGAGATCGCGATGCCGATCAGGACGAACAGCGCGCCGTCGATCTGGGCCGGCACCGCGTTCACGCCGAATAGCTCAGACAGCGGATGATGCGGCGCGCCGGCCGCCATCACAGCGAGCAGCAACGCGGCAAAGGAATGCGCCGCGGCCAGCACTTCGCGGCGATGGCCGATGCTGCGATCGAGGATCCCCATCAGCACGGGCCCTGCGATCAAGGCGAGCGTGAAGAGGCCGAGCATGTTGCCCGCCTCGATGCGGCCGAGCGCCTTGATCTCCATCAGCCACGGGCCGCCCCACAATCCCCGCAGCACCAGCGAGGCCGCCAGCGAGACCAGCGCCAGCCCGATCAGGCCGCGCAGCGGGCGTGACAGCCCGATCCGAAGCACCTCGGCCATCTGCGAGAGCGGCGAGGATGGATCGGCCTGCGCGGCCGGCTGTTTCGGGACCAGCAGAAACACCGCAATCGCCACGACAGCGCCAAAACCGGCGGAGATCCAGAATCCCGCGCGCCATCCCCAGAGTTCGACGACAAAGGCCAGCGGGCTCGCCGACAGCAGCATGCCGATATTGCCGATCGACAGGATGATCCCGGACCACAGGCCGAAGCGCGCCGCAGACATCTGCTTGGCGGCGAGCGTCATCGGGCACATCAGCATGCCCGAGGTGGCAACGCCGAGCAGGAACTGCCCGAACAGGAAACTCTCAGGCCCGGTAGCGAGCCCCGACGCCAGCGCGCCGACAATGGTTCCGCACAGCAAGCTCAACGAAACCGGGCGGACGCCAAAACGATCCATCGCGGCTCCGACCGGAATCTGCGAGGCGGCGAAGGCGAAATGATAGATCGAGGTGAGGCTCGCCAGCGTCTGCGGCGGCGTGCGGAAGTCCGCCGCCATCACGTCGAGGCTGATCGCCGGAATGGTCCGCAGCAGCGTTGACAGCATGTGGCCGCAGGCCAGCGCCAGAAGCGCAAAAATCAGCGCGCGGAGATTGGTATCCGCGCTATCGGCCTTGCCGTCCATGAACCGCCTCGCCCCAAAATAGTTTCAGGGCGAGGTATCACCAATAGGGTGGAAACGCGAATCCGGCCCGGTTGCCCGATCAGCTCTTGTGGAACACCAATGTTCGCAGCTCGATGCTCTCGCGCGGGGCTGCGTCGGCGGGCGTAGTGGGGTCGACGAAGGCGGTGTGCGGCCCGAACCGCGTGCGGCCGTCGGTTGCGGAATCGTAGCACTTCAGCAGCAGCGCCTCGTCGGTCCTCATTTCCGGGATGTAGTACCAGCGATGGTTCGGGTTGTATTTCACCGAATAGGTTTCACCGCTGCGGTTTGGATAAATCAGATCGGAAGCGACGAGATCGCTGGGCTCGACGGTCTGGCCGTCGGCCATCGCAAGTGGCGCATCGCGCAGCGGGCCCCGGATCGGCCGCCAGACATTGATGACCTGCACGCGCCCCTTCAGAAGTTCGTCGGCCTCTTCAGGCAAGTGTTCGCGAACGCGGTTGGCGCCCGAGATGTCGGTTTGATCGACATGCACGCGCGTTGCTGGCTGGCGCGGACCGGCGCCTCTGATATCGGCGGCACCTTCCACACGCTTGCGCACGGTATGGTCGAAGATGAGGACGCGGTCAGCTTTGAGCGTCGCCTTCAGAAAGGCTTCCACGGCGGGGTAGTAGACGCTCCTCACTTCCTTGTCGTCGTAGAAATTCCTGACGATGGTGGGATGGCGGACCAGTGCAAAGCCTTCGCGGTCCAAAGAGAGGTTGCCGGCGATCAGGCGCGCATCGAAGATCGGGACGTTGTGCGGTTCAGGCAGCGCGGTGGATTTGGGCTCACCCGGCGGCGGATCGAAGGCGTAGGTGCGGGGTTTTCCCGGGGTCGGTGCGAGATAGTTCAGCTCGGCGGTAACGAAGGGAAGCGATTCGAGTTTGGCTTGTTGCAGGCCCATGGTGCTGGACTCCATTGTTTGTTCTGTTTGATCTTGGCGCGGCCGACCGGTCCCACAAGACGCTTACGAAAATAGCAAATTTGTCATTCCCGGCCGCGACAAATGGGGAAAATCCTTGTCCGAAGCGCCGGCCGAACCGGATAGTCTTCCCCGCTTCACACGTTCGTCATCGCCCGAGAGCGGCCGTTACAGGCCGGCTCCTTTACCAATGGCCTCAGAAAACGACCGATCGACGATATCGGCCGCGTTGAGGTTCTGCTTGATGAGACCCGCGCGGAAATAGAGATCGATGGTCTTCTGCTCATCGGCGACGACGTCGTCATCGATTGGTGTGATCCTGATCTTCGCCCGCGTCAGCCAATTGAGCGGCACTGCTGTGGGAATGTTCATGAGCTTGCCCCAGGTCTCGGCATAGCTACCCACGTTCCCGGCGGACCATGCCCGCGCTGCCGCCAGACGGCGCACGAAATCCTCAAGTTCGGGGCGCTTGTCCCTGATGGCGATTGGCGTCGCGACCTGAAAACCCAGGCCAGGCGTGAGGCCCTCACCGGTGATGACCCGGCGCGATTTGAACAGCACCTCTTCCTGGCTGACATAGGGTTCCCAAGTCGACCACGCATCGACGGCGCCTTGCGTGTAGGCGACCTTGGCGTCTGACGGCGCGAGGAACGCGATCTGGACATCATCAACCTTCCATCCCCTCGCCTCGAGTGCGGCGAGGATCAACTGGTGGCCGATCGAACCGCGGCCGGTTGCGATCTTCTTGCCGCGCAGATCGTCAAAACTCTTGATCGGCGACTGTTCCCGCACCAGCACCGCGAGCCCGTCCCGCGACTGCCGGACGGCGGCGATCGCCTTCACCGGCACGTTGGCGGCAGCCGCAAAGGTGAATGGCGCATCTCCTACCAGCCCGGTCTCGATTGCGCCGGCGCCCAGCGCTTCCAATAGCGGCGCTGCGGCGGGAAACTCCTTCCACTCGATCTTGTAAGGGACATCCTTCAACACGCCGGCCGCTTCCATCACGGCCTGCGAATTGCCCTTCTGGTCGCCCACCCGAAGCGTGGTTTGCGCGGAAGCGGGAATGGCAAAGCCGAGCAACAGCCCGGCGGCAAGTGCGAGGCGGATCATTGCGCGGCCACCCCATGCGCCGACTGGCGTTCGGCAATGAGTTTTCGCGTCAGCGGAATCAGCTCGCGGCCATATTCAATGGCGTCGATCAAAGGATCAAAGCCGCGAATGAGGAAATGGCTGATGCCAAGCTCGTAATAGTCGCCGAACACTTCGGCGACCTGCTCGGGCGTACCGACCAGCGCCGTGGTGTTGCTGTTGGCGCCGGTCAGTTTGGCGATCTCGGTCCACAGCCGCTTGTCGATCCGGGTACCCTGCTCCGCCAGCGCCAGCAGACGTCGCGCGCCGGCCGTCGCATGACCGTCGGCCGGTTTGCGATAGCCGGTCTTGTCCTGCAGCGCGGTGGCGCGGGCGAGGATATCGTCGGCCTTGGCCCAGGCTTTTTCCTCCGTCTCGGCGAGAATCGGCCGGACGGACAGGCTGAATCGTGGCGTCGGCCGGCCGTATCTCGCGGCGGCGGCACGCACGCGCGCGGTGACGTCCCGCACCTGTGCGTAGGACTCGCCCCACAGCGCAAACGTGTCGGCATGCTTGCCGGCCACCTCGATCGCCGCATCCGAGCCGCCGCCGACGAAGGTGTAGATGCCGCCGGGATGATGGGGCTTGATCTGGGAGAAGCCCTTTTCGACCTTGTAGTATTTGCCGTTGTAGTCGAATGGCTTTTCGCTGGTCCATTCCTGACGCGCGATGTCGAGGAATTCACCGGTCCGGGCGTAACGATCGTCCTTGTCGTCGAGCGTGTTGCCGTCCTGGCGCAGCTCGGTGGCGTTGCCGCCGGTGATGACGTGAAGCGATACGCGCCCGCCGTAAAGCTGATCGAGAGTGGCGAGCTGGCGTGCGAGCAGCGTGGGCGCAGTAAATCCCGGCCGCTGTGCGATCATGACCTTGAGCGTCTTCGTCACGTTCAGGACATGCTGACCGATCTGGAGCGCGTCCGGCGTCGTCGAGTGAAACGCCAGCAATGCGCGGTCGAAGCCGGCAAGTTCATGCGCCTTCGCCACCGTTTCGATATGAACGGCATCGAGAACGGGTCCGGACCGCACGATGGTTTCCGAGGAATTGTTGTTCGAGATATATCCGATGAATTCGACGGACATGATGGGGCTCCAGTTTGGGGAAGGTTCAGAGGTCGAGCGCGACGCGGCCGGCCGAGATTCGGGTGGTATCGTCCTGCGGGGTATGGACGCGCCCACAGAGCACGTCGCGATAGTGCCGCTGCAGCGGGTTGGTTCGCGACAGGCCGTGATTGCCCGCCAGCGACAGTGCGTCCTCGACCACGGCGACGGCGTTGTTCGTCACCGTCATCTTGACGATGTTGGACTCGGTGGCGCTGAGCGGCAGATTGTCGTCGAAACCATCGGCGAAACTGCCGATCAGACGCGCATTCACCGCAAGCCGCGCTTCGATGCCGCCGAGTACTTCCTGCGCCCGCGGCAAAGTCGACAGCGGTGCGCCGAGATTTGCCGGGACGCGCTCCCTGAGAAAGCCGACCAGCCAATCGCGGGCCGCGCGGGCGACGCCGTCGTAGATTGCGGAGATGAAGATGGCGCCGACGGTCGCCTGGGTGAAGTCGGGCGTTCGCCAATCGTCCGGCCGGCGGACGTCGATCTCGTGGTCGAGCGGAAAGACCACGTCTTCGAAGATGACGTCATGGCTGCCGCTGGCGCGCAGGCCGAGATGGTCCCAGGTCTCCACGATTTGCGTGCCCGGAAGGCCTGCTGGAACCAGAAACAGACCGACACGCGTTTCCGCCTCATCGGTCCTGGCCCAGACCGCGTACCATTTCAGGATCGGTGCGCCCGTCGAATAGATCTTGCGGCCACTCAGCCGCCATCCGGTTTCGGTGCGCCGCACGATCGTCGCCGGCAGCCCTCCCCGTGCCGGCGATCCGAGCTCGGGCTCGACGCGAAGCGCGTTGACCAGGGCAACGCCATCGACCGTCTCCCGGGCCAGCTTGCGGGACAGGCCGGCGGGCCAGCGCGTGCTGCGCGCCATCACGAGGTGCTGAATGTAGTGCATCGACAAGACCAGCGCGGTCGACGGATCGGCCTTACCGATAATGCCGAGAATGCGCGCCGCCTCCGCGGCGCCTGCACCCCCGCCGCCGAGGGCGGCCGGCACCGTCAGGGCCAGCAGGCCGGCCTCCGACAATTCCTCAAAGTTCCGGAACGGGAAGCTGCCGTCGCGGTCGTGGACCGGTGCCCGCTCCGCAAACGCCTTGGCCAGCAGCGTCGCGCGCCGGACGTGATCAGGCTCATCCCGCCGATGCGGCTCCCTCGTCGCGACGTGGTTCGATACCGTCACCATGTAGCGTCCAGTCCGAGCAAACCGAGGATTTGCTTGCGCAGGTCCGCGAGATAGGGATCGCCGCGATGGCGCGGATAAGGCCGTTCCACCAGGATGTCAGCCTTGATGCGCGCCGGCCGGTCACTGAGCACGATCACGCGATTGGCGAGGAACAACGCCTCTTCGGCGTCGTGCGTAACGAGCAGCGTCGTAAAGCGCTTGCGCTGCCACAGCGAGACGATCTCGGCCTGCATCGTGATCCGCGTCAGCGAATCGAGCTTGCCAAGCGGCTCGTCGAGGATGAGGATTTTTGGATCGTTGACCAGCGCGCGCGCGAGCGCAACGCGCTGGGCCATACCGCCCGAGAGTTGATGCGGATAAGCGTTGCGAAAGCCGGAAAGCCCGACCAGATCGATCGCCGCATCGACCCGCTGGCGCTGGCTTTTCAGGATGCCCTGTGCCTCCAGACCCAGCGCAACATTGTCCCAGACCGAGCGCCATGGAAACAGCGTGGGATCCTGGAACACGACGACCCGCGACGGGTGCGGCCCCTTGATGCGGACATCGTCCTCGCGCAACACCCCGCTGCGCGGCATTTCCAGTCCGGCGACCAGCCGCAGCAATGTCGACTTGCCGCAACCGGAAGGACCGAGCAGAGCGACGAACTCGCCCGGCTCGATCGAGAGACTGACGTCGTCCAGGACCGGCAGCGGGACGCCATCGATATCGAATTCATGGCTGACATGTTCGATATCGAGTTCGGCGCCGGCAGCAGGATATGCGACCACCTCGGCGGCAGAATGCGTTACCATTTGACGACCCCCTTCTGCCAGACCAGCAAGCGATCGCGCGTGCGGAA
This portion of the Bradyrhizobium sp. AZCC 2262 genome encodes:
- a CDS encoding ABC transporter ATP-binding protein codes for the protein MVTHSAAEVVAYPAAGAELDIEHVSHEFDIDGVPLPVLDDVSLSIEPGEFVALLGPSGCGKSTLLRLVAGLEMPRSGVLREDDVRIKGPHPSRVVVFQDPTLFPWRSVWDNVALGLEAQGILKSQRQRVDAAIDLVGLSGFRNAYPHQLSGGMAQRVALARALVNDPKILILDEPLGKLDSLTRITMQAEIVSLWQRKRFTTLLVTHDAEEALFLANRVIVLSDRPARIKADILVERPYPRHRGDPYLADLRKQILGLLGLDATW